The sequence below is a genomic window from Acetivibrio clariflavus DSM 19732.
ACAGTAACAGTAGGTGGTTTTTACTGTGTGGGTCTAGACTATGGAATTGTATCTCCAAAAGAGCTTCAGAAGATTGCACAGAATATTGAAATCTTGAAGAATACAATAAGCATTGACAATATTTATACTGATGAAGCGATGGGTGAAATATTGAATGCTGTGTCAAAAGCATATTTTGCTCAGTTAAATAAATAGCTTTGGTCTTAACAATTTTATATATGCTATAAACTTTTGAACCAAACTAACACTTTTTGAATAATTACCCAATAAAACCCCACTCCTAAAGCGACTATAAGGTTATAGTTCACTTATTATTCCCATAGTCATCAGTCATTTATTATATCATTTGCTATCGGGCAATACCAGTAATTTTTATAAAGTGCATGGAGAAAAACACAAAAATCAAATTTCTTTCTAAAAAACACTAATGGAACAGGGTAAAGGAATGATTTGTAGCTGTTGGCGTAACACATTGATATAGAAGATTTTCTAAGAAACTTTACTATGTCACTTATTTATATAGCACTTTTCGTGTTTCTAGTAAATTACAATACAAGGTAAAAGTAACTATAATAAGTAACGGATACGTAGGCATGGCAAACCTACCTTCAGTACATTCAATAATAGATATTAATATTGAGATAGTTAGTATTAATATATACACAAAAGAGCAAATTAAAAGTAAATCTCTATTATGCTCTACTTTCTTCCTTTTAATAAAGTACACAAGTGGTGAAAGCAAAAAAGGTATAATGATACCATAAATTAAGACAGACAAAACGGTCAAAATAAGTTAGAATAGAAATATGAAAACGAGAAGAAAGTTTACACCAGAAGAAAAAGCAAAAATAGTGATTGAGGTCTTAAGGGAAGAAAAGACGCTGAATGAGATAGCTGCCGAATATGAAATTCATCCTAATCAGCTAAGTCGCTGGAAGGCAGAATTTATAAGCAATGCAGGCAGAGTTTTCAGTAAGGAAACTGATGAAGTAGAGAAGGTCAAACAGTCGTATGAGAAGGAGAAGGACGAACTGCTTAAGCAAATTGGCCAACTTTCATATGAAGTTGCCTGGCTTAAAAAAAAATCTGGCCGACTCTAAGTCCCGGGAAGACCGCATGAAGATGATTGAGAGAGAAGAAAAGAAATTAAGCATAAAAAGGCAAGCTGAACTGTTAGGTATTAATCGTACAAGCCTTTACTACAAGCCAGTACCGGTAACAGATGAGGAATATCTAATAAAACGTATTATTGATGAGGTATACACGGTTCATCCGGAATATGGCTATCGCAGGATGACAAATATCCTACACCGGGATTACCACATACAAATCAATAGGAAGCGTACACGGCGATATATGAGGGAAATGGGGATTCACGGTTTCTGTCCCGGGCCTAATCTTAGCAGACGTCTGCATAACAAATATTTGTACCCGTATTTGCTAAGAGACTTAAATATAGATCATCCCAACCAGGTATGGTCTATAGACATAACATATTGCCGTCTTAAACGTGGATTTATG
It includes:
- a CDS encoding IS3 family transposase (programmed frameshift) gives rise to the protein MKTRRKFTPEEKAKIVIEVLREEKTLNEIAAEYEIHPNQLSRWKAEFISNAGRVFSKETDEVEKVKQSYEKEKDELLKQIGQLSYEVAWLKKNLADSKSREDRMKMIEREEKKLSIKRQAELLGINRTSLYYKPVPVTDEEYLIKRIIDEVYTVHPEYGYRRMTNILHRDYHIQINRKRTRRYMREMGIHGFCPGPNLSRRLHNKYLYPYLLRDLNIDHPNQVWSIDITYCRLKRGFMYMVAIIDWYSRYIVGFELSNTLDRTFVLEAIKKAIKRYGKPEIMNSDQGKQFASEDYIKLLKSNNIKISMDGKGRALDNQRIERFFRTYKWEMLYHEDCETGQQLRQKTREYIEYYNNKRPHQSLGYKTPSEYYFGINKEIKAVV